A window from Agrobacterium tumefaciens encodes these proteins:
- a CDS encoding inositol monophosphatase family protein, with protein sequence MSERLDRAVAIIEEAMGLALRFFEARDAIATRTKGLQDFVSEADTTVEKLVRDRLAEAFPGETVLGEEMGGVADDAYWIIDPIDGTANFLRGSPLWGISLGFVRNGRPELGVVAMPIFKDIYAAADGTGLMLNGKPLARHVPFDDVQVMSLGDSAAADAEEVAALNVGLRHAGWVVESIRSTSIGLAFAARGIFDGHLQKLTTMWDIAGGFVLAREAGLDVRIGTRPGSGIPWVAVGTPALMTVTEGLWPEIAG encoded by the coding sequence ATGAGCGAGCGTCTCGACCGCGCCGTCGCCATCATCGAGGAAGCGATGGGCCTTGCCCTTCGCTTTTTCGAGGCGCGCGACGCCATTGCCACCCGGACGAAGGGTCTTCAGGATTTCGTCTCGGAAGCCGACACCACGGTCGAAAAGCTGGTCCGTGACCGTCTGGCGGAAGCCTTTCCCGGTGAAACCGTGCTGGGCGAAGAAATGGGCGGTGTGGCCGATGACGCCTACTGGATCATCGATCCCATCGACGGCACTGCCAATTTTCTGCGCGGTTCGCCGCTCTGGGGCATCTCGCTCGGCTTCGTGCGCAATGGCCGGCCGGAACTCGGCGTCGTCGCCATGCCGATCTTTAAGGATATCTATGCCGCGGCCGACGGGACCGGACTGATGCTGAACGGCAAACCACTTGCCCGCCATGTACCCTTCGACGATGTGCAGGTCATGTCGCTTGGCGACAGCGCCGCCGCCGATGCGGAAGAAGTCGCTGCTCTGAATGTAGGGCTCCGGCATGCGGGCTGGGTGGTGGAATCCATCCGTTCGACGTCGATCGGTCTCGCCTTTGCCGCACGCGGCATCTTCGACGGCCATCTACAGAAGCTGACGACCATGTGGGATATCGCCGGCGGCTTCGTTCTCGCGCGGGAAGCCGGCCTGGATGTCCGTATCGGAACCCGCCCCGGCAGTGGCATTCCGTGGGTCGCTGTGGGAACGCCGGCGCTGATGACGGTGACGGAAGGGCTCTGGCCGGAGATTGCTGGATAA
- a CDS encoding glycerophosphodiester phosphodiesterase family protein translates to MHQTFATSRKISTPCNVLALCSRDNPAILTIAHRGFWTATAENSLASVRAAVAVGVEMIEIDTQATADGRLVVIHDETLDRTTTGKGTVSALPFEVVRAAKLKAGAGGDGAGLTDECVPTLEELLEEARGRITVNIDTKFTRDLPQVMETVLRLGVEDQVLVKTDIDPEASRFEVLETDWFGKIPHMPMFPVRKGRFAEDLRRIEALKSPMIEVKFTDIADLAEGRAEMERQNIRLWINSLDVSHCLDFNDTRALSDPEAVWGALAEAGVGAIQTDEVEAFTGWLKTGAGETGRAWTR, encoded by the coding sequence ATGCACCAGACCTTTGCCACCTCCCGAAAGATCTCCACTCCCTGCAATGTTCTCGCGCTCTGCTCGCGCGACAATCCAGCCATCCTGACCATCGCCCATCGTGGTTTCTGGACTGCCACTGCGGAAAATTCGCTCGCCTCCGTCCGCGCCGCTGTCGCGGTCGGCGTCGAGATGATCGAGATAGACACGCAGGCGACAGCCGATGGCCGCCTCGTCGTCATTCACGATGAAACGCTTGACCGCACCACGACGGGCAAAGGGACCGTGAGCGCGCTGCCTTTCGAGGTGGTTCGCGCAGCGAAGCTGAAGGCCGGTGCTGGTGGTGACGGCGCTGGTCTGACCGATGAATGTGTGCCGACGCTGGAGGAATTACTGGAAGAGGCGCGCGGCAGGATCACCGTCAATATCGATACCAAATTCACCCGCGATCTGCCGCAGGTCATGGAAACCGTGCTGCGGCTCGGCGTCGAGGATCAGGTGCTGGTGAAAACCGATATCGATCCTGAGGCGAGCCGTTTCGAGGTGCTGGAGACCGACTGGTTCGGCAAGATCCCGCATATGCCGATGTTCCCGGTGAGAAAGGGCAGGTTCGCCGAGGATCTGCGCCGGATCGAAGCCTTGAAGTCGCCGATGATCGAAGTGAAATTCACTGACATTGCCGATCTGGCCGAAGGCCGTGCGGAGATGGAGCGTCAGAATATCCGCCTCTGGATCAACTCGCTCGATGTTTCCCATTGCCTTGATTTTAATGATACGCGGGCGCTGTCCGATCCCGAAGCCGTCTGGGGTGCTCTTGCCGAGGCGGGCGTGGGCGCGATCCAGACCGATGAAGTCGAAGCGTTCACCGGCTGGCTGAAGACGGGCGCCGGCGAGACGGGCAGGGCGTGGACACGATGA
- a CDS encoding AraC family transcriptional regulator — MDPLSDIVDLLRPSAAVSKPISGKGRWGVRYRAHDAPGFALVLAGAAWVMMEGRDPLRLERGDFLLLPTTPAFSLCSETDVECLPVEPQDQPVRHGEQEGMPDFLALGGSFTFERINASLLLSLMPGLIYVPAAEKGASRLARLIELLSEECASEDPGKELIIRRMLEVLLVEALRQPDVGNEAIPAGLVKGMRLPGLARALSAMHADVRTGWTVAELAGIAGMSRSAFSARFLEMVGCAPIEYLARWRMALARDALMRGVKSLDHIAEEIGYESASAFSTAFRKRNGVAPGIFARANGDRRRQVGFL; from the coding sequence ATGGATCCTTTGAGCGATATCGTCGACCTTTTGCGACCCAGCGCCGCCGTCTCGAAGCCGATTTCCGGCAAGGGCAGATGGGGAGTGCGCTATCGCGCCCATGATGCACCGGGTTTTGCGCTTGTTCTGGCCGGTGCGGCTTGGGTGATGATGGAAGGCCGTGATCCTCTCCGGTTGGAACGTGGCGATTTCCTGCTTTTGCCCACGACGCCCGCTTTTTCGCTTTGCAGTGAGACCGATGTGGAATGTCTTCCGGTCGAACCGCAAGATCAGCCCGTCCGCCATGGCGAGCAGGAGGGGATGCCCGATTTTCTCGCGCTGGGCGGAAGCTTCACGTTTGAACGTATCAACGCTTCGCTTCTCCTGTCGCTGATGCCCGGTCTGATCTACGTGCCGGCCGCGGAAAAGGGGGCATCCCGGCTGGCGCGGCTGATCGAGTTGTTGTCTGAGGAATGCGCAAGTGAAGATCCGGGCAAGGAACTGATCATCCGGCGCATGCTGGAGGTTCTTCTGGTCGAGGCGCTGCGCCAGCCGGACGTTGGCAATGAAGCAATTCCTGCGGGATTGGTGAAGGGAATGCGTTTGCCAGGGCTTGCGCGTGCATTATCGGCCATGCATGCGGATGTCCGTACGGGCTGGACGGTTGCGGAACTGGCGGGGATCGCTGGCATGTCGCGCTCGGCATTCTCGGCGCGCTTCCTTGAAATGGTGGGCTGCGCGCCGATCGAATATCTGGCCCGCTGGCGGATGGCGCTCGCCAGAGACGCGCTGATGCGCGGTGTAAAGTCCCTCGATCATATCGCGGAGGAGATCGGTTATGAATCCGCCAGCGCATTCAGCACAGCTTTCCGCAAAAGAAACGGTGTCGCTCCGGGAATTTTTGCCCGCGCAAATGGGGACAGACGCCGGCAGGTAGGTTTTCTCTAG
- a CDS encoding SDR family oxidoreductase, whose protein sequence is MTNTILITGTSSGYGKAITELFLARGWNVIATMRRPGAARFAGDNGRLRVLPLDVTDEESIAAAVDAAGPIDVLVNNAGIGMVGAFEATPMSAVRTIFDTNSFGVMAMTQAVIPQMRKRQSGKIINVTSSVTLASFPLAAAYTASKQAIEGFTGSLAHELAHFNINVKLVEPGYAPTTGFTNNAILPLEQLLPDDYAAFARPVLEAFATPALTTRETDVAEAVWGAVHDTSGQLHFPAGADAVALVHKN, encoded by the coding sequence ATGACCAACACCATCCTCATTACCGGCACGTCGTCGGGTTATGGCAAAGCGATTACCGAACTGTTCCTCGCACGCGGCTGGAATGTTATCGCGACCATGCGGCGCCCGGGAGCTGCCCGCTTCGCCGGCGATAACGGCCGGTTGCGGGTGCTGCCGCTGGATGTGACGGACGAGGAGAGCATTGCAGCGGCGGTTGATGCCGCCGGCCCGATTGACGTTCTGGTGAACAATGCGGGCATCGGCATGGTCGGCGCCTTTGAGGCAACGCCGATGTCGGCAGTTCGCACGATCTTCGACACCAACAGCTTCGGTGTAATGGCCATGACGCAGGCTGTCATTCCGCAGATGAGAAAGCGCCAGTCCGGCAAGATCATCAACGTCACGTCCAGTGTTACGCTTGCTTCTTTCCCGCTTGCCGCCGCTTACACCGCCAGCAAGCAGGCAATCGAGGGTTTTACCGGTTCCCTCGCGCATGAACTGGCTCATTTCAACATCAACGTGAAGCTGGTAGAGCCAGGTTACGCCCCGACAACCGGTTTCACGAACAACGCCATCCTGCCGCTTGAGCAGCTGCTTCCCGATGATTACGCGGCCTTCGCAAGGCCAGTTCTCGAGGCTTTTGCCACACCGGCTTTGACGACCCGTGAAACCGATGTTGCCGAAGCGGTGTGGGGCGCGGTGCATGACACGTCGGGGCAGCTCCATTTTCCAGCAGGCGCGGACGCCGTTGCTCTGGTCCACAAAAACTGA
- a CDS encoding superoxide dismutase, with protein sequence MAFQLPDLPYAHDALAPSGMSEETLKFHHDLHHKAYVDNLNKAITGTEWEKSSLEDIVRGTYEKGAVAQSGIFNNASQHWNHNLFWEIMGPQKHTIPGPLEDALTQSFGSVALFKQNFALAGASQFGSGWAWLVVDTDGALKITRTENGVNPLCFGQNALLGCDVWEHSYYIDFRNKRPAYIENFLDNLVNWQAVAARL encoded by the coding sequence ATGGCTTTCCAGCTTCCCGACCTCCCCTATGCCCATGATGCGCTCGCCCCTTCGGGCATGTCCGAGGAGACGCTGAAGTTCCATCACGATCTCCATCACAAGGCCTATGTCGACAATCTCAACAAGGCGATCACGGGCACGGAATGGGAAAAAAGCAGTCTCGAGGACATCGTGCGCGGCACCTATGAAAAAGGTGCGGTCGCGCAGTCCGGCATATTCAACAATGCCTCCCAGCACTGGAACCACAATCTCTTCTGGGAGATCATGGGGCCACAAAAACACACGATACCCGGACCGCTGGAAGATGCACTGACGCAGTCTTTCGGCTCGGTGGCGCTGTTCAAGCAGAATTTCGCCCTCGCCGGCGCCTCGCAATTCGGCTCGGGCTGGGCGTGGCTGGTGGTGGATACTGATGGTGCGCTGAAGATCACCCGCACGGAAAACGGCGTCAACCCGCTGTGCTTCGGGCAGAATGCGCTCCTTGGCTGCGATGTGTGGGAACACAGCTACTACATCGATTTCCGGAACAAGCGTCCGGCCTATATCGAAAACTTCCTCGACAATCTGGTGAACTGGCAGGCAGTCGCCGCCCGTCTCTGA
- a CDS encoding ABC transporter substrate-binding protein, with amino-acid sequence MRQSCTIFARLVAGATFLASAAFAHAEGTVVVYSAAPQQLMDELLPLFEKKTGTKVELVKAGSGELMNRIKAESGKAAGDVIWSVDGTVIDFSADLFEPYKPVEAASINPAFSPSTNWVPFTAVVTAFIVNKEALKGAPVPTSWADLAKPEYKGLISSARADQSGSAYIQMATVLQDFDSEEKGWEVYTGILGNSVLSTSSGAVPRFVNDGEQAVGITLEDAALRYKLGSAPVEIVYPKEGTAIAPDGMALVKGGPNAENGKAFIDFIVSKEAQEVVVKAGRRSVRTDVPANAALVPLSDVPDAKYDFKWAADNRSRLMEKWNEILLDVQ; translated from the coding sequence ATGCGTCAATCATGCACTATTTTCGCGCGCCTTGTTGCTGGCGCAACCTTCCTTGCCAGCGCGGCTTTCGCCCACGCGGAAGGCACTGTCGTGGTCTATTCGGCAGCGCCGCAGCAGCTCATGGACGAGTTGTTGCCCCTGTTTGAAAAGAAGACCGGCACCAAGGTCGAACTTGTCAAGGCCGGGTCCGGTGAGTTGATGAACCGCATCAAGGCGGAAAGCGGCAAGGCGGCAGGCGACGTGATCTGGAGCGTTGATGGCACCGTCATCGATTTTTCCGCCGATCTCTTCGAACCTTACAAGCCTGTCGAGGCAGCATCGATCAACCCAGCCTTTTCGCCGAGCACCAACTGGGTTCCTTTTACCGCAGTCGTCACGGCCTTCATCGTCAACAAGGAAGCGCTGAAAGGCGCGCCGGTTCCGACATCGTGGGCCGATCTTGCCAAGCCAGAATATAAGGGCCTGATTTCGTCCGCCCGTGCCGATCAGTCCGGCTCCGCCTATATCCAGATGGCGACGGTTTTGCAGGATTTCGACAGTGAGGAGAAGGGCTGGGAAGTCTATACCGGCATTCTCGGCAACTCCGTTCTGTCCACCTCTTCAGGCGCGGTTCCGCGTTTCGTCAATGATGGCGAGCAGGCGGTTGGTATCACGCTCGAAGACGCCGCCCTGCGCTACAAGCTTGGCAGCGCCCCGGTAGAGATCGTTTATCCGAAAGAAGGCACGGCAATCGCGCCTGACGGCATGGCGCTCGTCAAGGGCGGCCCCAACGCCGAAAACGGCAAGGCGTTCATCGATTTCATCGTCTCCAAGGAAGCGCAGGAAGTGGTGGTAAAAGCAGGTCGGCGTTCCGTCAGAACCGATGTTCCGGCCAATGCGGCACTTGTTCCGCTGTCCGATGTTCCGGATGCGAAATACGACTTCAAGTGGGCTGCGGACAACCGCTCGCGCCTGATGGAAAAATGGAACGAGATCCTACTCGACGTCCAATAA
- a CDS encoding ABC transporter permease, with protein sequence MMSAITIEPTLTPRRRAFTPEDRIFVSIGLYGALTLAIAVPLALMFLWSIADGWSPPLLVPEHYTSARWAGILSDASLVRAAINSILIAIVVTFLTAAIALPTAWAMARFPFRLKRLVEIFILAPIIIPGLVVAVGIGQVFLLFGLAYSVTGVILVQIVGTLPLMIRLMTAALETIPDDLIHAARSLGAGTVGIVLHIILPLAVPGLLAGGLMSFIGSFEEFDKSFIVGAPVVETLPIKLYMYLDPYSMQLPLAAIVSFILLLPALIVFIIAGRILRDDLMAAGMGKI encoded by the coding sequence ATGATGAGCGCTATCACCATTGAACCTACCCTCACTCCTCGTCGCCGTGCCTTTACGCCAGAGGACAGGATTTTCGTCTCCATCGGGCTTTATGGCGCGCTGACGCTCGCCATCGCCGTGCCGCTGGCGCTGATGTTCCTGTGGAGCATTGCCGACGGCTGGTCGCCGCCGCTTCTCGTGCCGGAGCACTATACCTCGGCGCGCTGGGCGGGCATTCTCAGTGATGCAAGCCTCGTCCGCGCCGCGATCAACAGTATCCTGATTGCCATTGTCGTCACCTTCCTGACGGCGGCCATCGCGTTACCCACGGCCTGGGCCATGGCGCGTTTTCCCTTCCGGCTGAAACGGCTGGTGGAGATTTTCATTCTGGCGCCGATCATCATTCCGGGGCTGGTTGTCGCCGTGGGCATCGGGCAGGTGTTTCTTCTGTTCGGTCTCGCTTATTCGGTAACGGGGGTCATTCTCGTGCAGATCGTCGGCACCCTGCCGCTGATGATCCGGCTGATGACGGCGGCACTGGAAACCATTCCCGATGACCTCATCCACGCCGCCCGCTCGCTTGGCGCGGGAACGGTCGGCATTGTCCTCCACATCATATTGCCGCTAGCGGTGCCAGGTCTTCTGGCTGGTGGGCTGATGTCTTTCATCGGCAGCTTCGAGGAATTCGACAAGTCCTTCATCGTTGGTGCGCCCGTTGTCGAGACCTTGCCGATCAAGCTCTACATGTATCTCGACCCCTATTCGATGCAGCTGCCGCTCGCCGCCATCGTCTCCTTCATCCTGCTTCTTCCCGCACTCATCGTCTTCATCATCGCCGGCCGCATCCTGCGCGACGATCTGATGGCGGCGGGCATGGGGAAAATCTGA
- the fdxA gene encoding ferredoxin FdxA: MPYVVTENCIACKYMDCVEVCPVECFYEGENMLVIHPDQCIDCGICERECPAAAIRPDTEAGLHVWLDLNRHYSGIWPRVHQKSTPPDNADIMNGAAAKFSIFSKNPGAGG, encoded by the coding sequence ATGCCCTATGTCGTCACCGAAAACTGCATCGCCTGCAAATACATGGACTGCGTGGAGGTCTGCCCGGTCGAATGTTTTTACGAAGGCGAGAACATGCTCGTCATTCACCCCGATCAATGTATCGACTGCGGGATTTGCGAGCGTGAATGTCCGGCCGCGGCGATCAGGCCTGATACCGAGGCCGGGCTGCATGTCTGGCTCGACCTCAATCGCCACTATTCCGGCATCTGGCCGCGCGTGCACCAGAAAAGCACGCCGCCTGATAATGCCGACATCATGAACGGTGCTGCGGCCAAGTTTTCCATTTTTTCGAAAAATCCGGGAGCGGGCGGTTAG
- a CDS encoding ABC transporter ATP-binding protein: protein MAAVEITSIKKSYRDVVALSDINISIPSGSFFTLLGPSGCGKTTLLRTIAGFHQQDSGSISIERQAIEHVPAHKRDVGMVFQDYAVFPHISVFDNIAFGLKQRKASSAEIRERVGKILDVVQLAPYANRMPHELSGGQQQRVGLARALVINPKVLLMDEPLSNLDAKLRVDLRRELREIQQAMNITTVYVTHDQEEALAMSDLVCVMYGGVIQQAAPPWEVYNNPANRFVASFVGANNFLTLDRSGEQTSISGLKVTLPQADAISPQRKIVAAIRPEAISVGPSAIGGDERIELPVTIRLVSFTGREMNVAAVLSSGEEIEAITKPSPEIIALQPNQKTTFSWRAADAKLFGEGVTGERLS, encoded by the coding sequence ATGGCCGCCGTAGAAATTACCAGCATCAAAAAAAGTTACCGGGATGTCGTTGCTCTCTCCGACATCAATATCTCCATTCCATCAGGATCGTTTTTTACGCTTCTTGGACCGAGCGGTTGTGGCAAGACCACGCTTCTGCGTACGATTGCCGGTTTTCATCAGCAGGATAGCGGCAGCATCAGCATCGAAAGACAAGCGATAGAACATGTGCCGGCCCATAAGCGCGATGTCGGCATGGTGTTTCAGGATTACGCGGTGTTTCCGCATATTTCGGTGTTTGACAACATCGCCTTCGGCCTGAAGCAGCGCAAGGCGTCTTCAGCCGAGATCCGCGAGCGGGTCGGCAAGATTCTCGATGTGGTGCAGCTTGCTCCCTATGCCAATCGAATGCCGCACGAACTCTCCGGTGGTCAGCAGCAGCGTGTGGGTCTCGCGCGCGCACTCGTCATCAACCCGAAAGTGCTGTTGATGGACGAGCCGCTGTCCAACCTCGATGCCAAGCTTCGCGTGGACCTGCGGCGGGAGCTGCGTGAAATCCAGCAGGCCATGAACATCACCACCGTCTATGTCACGCATGATCAGGAGGAGGCGCTTGCCATGTCCGATCTGGTTTGCGTCATGTACGGCGGCGTCATTCAACAGGCCGCACCGCCGTGGGAGGTCTATAACAATCCGGCCAACCGCTTTGTCGCATCCTTCGTGGGGGCAAACAACTTCCTGACGCTTGACCGTTCGGGCGAGCAGACATCCATATCCGGCCTCAAGGTGACGCTGCCGCAGGCGGATGCGATTTCCCCGCAGCGGAAGATCGTCGCCGCCATCCGCCCGGAGGCGATTTCTGTCGGTCCTTCCGCAATCGGTGGTGACGAGCGCATCGAACTGCCGGTGACCATAAGGCTGGTCAGCTTCACGGGGCGGGAGATGAACGTCGCTGCTGTGCTCTCGTCGGGTGAGGAAATCGAGGCGATCACCAAGCCATCTCCGGAGATTATCGCACTCCAGCCCAACCAGAAGACCACTTTCTCCTGGCGCGCGGCCGATGCGAAGCTGTTCGGCGAGGGTGTAACCGGGGAGCGCCTGTCATGA
- a CDS encoding ABC transporter permease: MTDMAATATPGGFRLRLPGFWTSVTVFAVILLAIFLILPIFSVFFISFFDAKTGAFGLSNYAEVFTRRFYTVALWNTLLIGVLGMLGACLLGIPLAFCTSRYRIKGRTFIATFAVLVLCAPPFIGAYAWIMLFGANGAVTNLLSFAGISLPTIYGIPGIVMVFSLKFFPYIFLMTENALNTINKSYEDAAENLGCTAFERFRKITLPLVFPAVSTGAIICFVLSIADFGTPAILGKGIRTLSTIAYAQYTSEMAGTPTMAVTISMVMIAISMAALLLQRHILAKRRYASSLTNRPVKQSTRPLKSFIVHGFCYLVVFIAMLPSLTVIYTSFLATSGPVFTGGFGLDSYARILRDSPQAIANSFTFALAAVVLIAIVSGLLSFIVVRRDNAVSGSLDLLLMVPYLIPGVVMAIGYVTTFRYPPFDITGTALIIVLLVFIRRLPYGVRSTTSILRQIKPSIEEAAVNLGASPAKTFLSVTVPLMLPGLIIGSLMSFITAINELSSTLILYTARTITMPVLIYIQVIDGEFGTAAALSTLLLVSTGICVFVVFRLSEDKEASFV; this comes from the coding sequence ATGACGGATATGGCTGCGACTGCAACGCCGGGCGGTTTCCGCCTGCGACTGCCAGGTTTCTGGACAAGCGTGACGGTGTTTGCCGTCATCCTGCTGGCGATCTTCCTGATCCTCCCGATTTTCAGCGTCTTCTTCATCAGTTTCTTCGATGCCAAAACCGGTGCGTTCGGTCTCAGCAACTATGCGGAAGTGTTCACACGGCGTTTTTATACCGTCGCACTCTGGAATACGCTTCTCATCGGTGTGCTGGGCATGCTGGGCGCTTGCCTTCTCGGTATTCCGCTTGCTTTCTGTACCTCCCGTTATCGCATCAAGGGGCGCACTTTCATTGCCACCTTCGCGGTTCTGGTTCTGTGCGCACCGCCGTTCATTGGTGCTTATGCCTGGATTATGCTGTTCGGTGCCAACGGTGCGGTCACTAATCTCTTGTCCTTCGCCGGTATTTCATTGCCGACGATCTACGGGATCCCGGGCATCGTAATGGTCTTCAGCCTGAAGTTCTTTCCCTACATCTTCCTGATGACGGAGAACGCGCTGAACACCATCAACAAGTCCTATGAGGACGCGGCGGAAAATCTCGGCTGCACGGCGTTCGAACGTTTCCGCAAGATCACCTTGCCGCTGGTTTTTCCGGCAGTCAGCACCGGCGCGATCATCTGCTTCGTGCTGTCCATCGCCGACTTCGGAACGCCGGCAATCCTCGGCAAGGGCATCAGAACGCTTTCGACCATCGCCTATGCGCAATACACCTCCGAAATGGCGGGAACACCGACCATGGCGGTGACGATTTCCATGGTGATGATTGCAATTTCGATGGCGGCACTTCTGTTGCAGCGGCACATTCTTGCCAAGCGCCGTTACGCCAGTTCGCTTACCAACAGGCCGGTCAAGCAGTCCACGCGCCCGCTGAAATCGTTCATCGTCCACGGCTTCTGTTATCTGGTCGTCTTCATCGCCATGCTGCCGTCGCTGACTGTCATCTACACCTCGTTCCTCGCAACCAGCGGCCCTGTCTTCACCGGGGGCTTCGGGTTGGACAGCTATGCCCGTATCCTTCGCGATTCACCGCAGGCGATTGCCAATAGTTTTACATTCGCGCTGGCCGCCGTGGTGCTTATTGCCATCGTTTCCGGGCTGCTGTCCTTCATTGTCGTTCGACGTGACAATGCGGTCTCCGGCTCGCTCGATCTTCTTCTGATGGTGCCATATCTCATTCCTGGCGTCGTCATGGCGATCGGCTACGTGACGACGTTCCGTTATCCGCCCTTTGACATCACCGGGACGGCGCTCATCATCGTCCTTCTGGTGTTTATCCGCCGGCTGCCCTATGGCGTCCGCTCGACGACATCAATCCTCAGGCAGATCAAGCCATCGATCGAGGAAGCTGCGGTCAATCTGGGGGCGTCACCGGCAAAGACCTTCCTGTCGGTGACAGTGCCGTTAATGCTGCCCGGTCTCATCATCGGTTCGCTGATGAGCTTCATTACCGCCATCAACGAACTGTCCTCGACGCTGATCCTCTACACGGCACGAACGATCACCATGCCGGTCCTGATTTATATTCAGGTGATCGACGGGGAATTCGGCACGGCGGCGGCGCTGTCCACCCTGCTTCTGGTCAGTACCGGGATCTGCGTCTTCGTGGTTTTCCGCCTGTCCGAAGACAAGGAAGCCTCCTTCGTCTGA
- a CDS encoding flavin reductase family protein → MSHNLRLIDGGVINHAHVPLKTSTSPTISPREFKDAMAGLAFTVAVATTSYAGERIGRTITSFMPLSAEPPLLMISIDASSRMVDLIAASQQFSVTALSRGQEEIADVFAGKGNLPDRFSVGSWDVWPSGSPRLAKALLSMDCELVGSIDVADHILFVGTIIEARFDPLHKALLWSERNYKGAEVTK, encoded by the coding sequence ATGTCTCATAATCTCAGGCTGATCGATGGCGGTGTGATCAATCACGCGCATGTTCCGCTGAAAACCTCCACCTCTCCGACGATCTCACCGCGTGAATTCAAGGACGCCATGGCGGGCCTCGCCTTCACGGTCGCCGTGGCCACGACCTCCTATGCCGGAGAACGCATCGGACGCACGATTACATCCTTCATGCCGCTCAGCGCGGAGCCGCCGCTTCTGATGATCTCCATCGACGCCAGCAGCCGCATGGTCGATCTCATCGCCGCAAGCCAGCAATTTTCCGTCACGGCGCTGTCCAGAGGACAGGAGGAGATCGCCGACGTGTTTGCCGGAAAAGGAAACCTGCCGGACCGGTTTTCCGTCGGCAGCTGGGATGTCTGGCCTTCGGGAAGCCCTAGGCTTGCCAAGGCACTGCTCTCCATGGATTGCGAACTCGTTGGCTCCATTGATGTCGCCGATCACATCCTCTTCGTCGGCACGATCATCGAAGCGAGGTTCGATCCGTTGCACAAAGCCTTGCTCTGGAGTGAACGCAATTATAAGGGTGCGGAGGTAACAAAATAG
- a CDS encoding ROK family transcriptional regulator translates to MIDLGYNERRLLEILRGKGGMSRIELAREMDVSAPTLTRLTSSLLESGLIIEAEEARNDGKRGKPSTAIEINPNGLFTIGVYFNPDDLRVCIADLNGTIRHEVRSDLEDYSFEHIMETAKAAARQALEKAKVKKKDVLGCGISFPGHFKRDRGHVFRIRQFESWHDIDVDKDFQPYFDFPVFHENDGNTVILSELYYGAGRSIRNFAMIWLTYGIGGAVVVQRHLYRGTNGNAGEFGGLFPKPHARPSGQDLCDTLAAHGMDIRRLKDIDESYSDHPAVAAWLERATDQLRLLALTVARTIDPGAIIFGGSLPDWILEHIVQRIGSLEMLGEDFFVEPPEIRKSMMSDLPHLGAASIPIYRATTPSYYSGRALKGWA, encoded by the coding sequence TTGATCGACCTCGGCTACAATGAACGGCGTCTGCTCGAGATTTTGCGCGGCAAGGGTGGCATGTCCCGTATAGAGCTGGCGCGCGAGATGGATGTGTCGGCACCGACCCTTACGCGTCTGACATCCAGCCTTCTTGAATCCGGCCTCATCATCGAGGCTGAGGAAGCGCGCAACGACGGCAAGCGTGGGAAACCGTCTACCGCGATCGAGATCAATCCGAACGGCCTTTTCACAATCGGGGTCTACTTCAATCCGGATGACCTGCGGGTCTGCATCGCAGATCTCAATGGCACGATACGGCACGAAGTCAGATCTGACCTGGAGGACTACAGCTTCGAGCACATCATGGAGACGGCGAAGGCCGCCGCACGCCAGGCGCTTGAAAAAGCAAAGGTCAAAAAGAAGGATGTGCTTGGCTGCGGCATCAGCTTTCCGGGCCACTTCAAAAGAGACCGTGGCCATGTCTTCCGCATCAGACAATTCGAGAGCTGGCATGACATCGATGTCGACAAAGACTTCCAGCCCTATTTCGATTTTCCGGTCTTTCATGAAAACGACGGCAATACCGTTATTCTCTCGGAGCTTTATTATGGAGCGGGCCGAAGCATCCGTAATTTTGCAATGATCTGGCTCACATATGGCATAGGCGGAGCGGTGGTGGTGCAGCGCCACCTCTATCGCGGGACGAACGGCAATGCGGGTGAGTTTGGCGGCCTGTTTCCAAAACCCCATGCGCGTCCTTCGGGACAGGACCTTTGCGACACTCTGGCCGCTCACGGCATGGACATCAGGCGTTTGAAGGATATTGATGAAAGTTATTCCGATCACCCGGCCGTGGCTGCCTGGCTTGAAAGGGCGACGGACCAGCTTCGTTTGCTCGCACTGACCGTTGCCCGAACGATCGACCCCGGTGCCATCATTTTTGGCGGATCGCTACCCGACTGGATTCTTGAACATATCGTGCAGCGCATCGGCTCGCTTGAAATGCTGGGCGAGGATTTTTTCGTCGAGCCCCCGGAAATACGCAAATCGATGATGAGCGACCTACCCCATCTCGGCGCCGCCAGCATACCGATCTACCGCGCCACAACGCCAAGCTATTATTCCGGCCGGGCGCTGAAGGGTTGGGCCTAG